GCAGCAAGGCGTCCATGCCCTCGGCCGTGCTCCGTTCGATGCGCAGGCACGGGTACCAGCCGAGCTCCTGGGTCTTGTACAGGTCGCCGTCGTCGCTGAAGTGGTAGCGGCTGTTCAGGCCCGGCGTGGCTTCGACCACCGCCTGCACGGCCAGGGCCAGCAGCGACAGGTCGGCCGTGGGCCCAAGGCGCCAGGCGCCCAGTTGCCGGTGCAGCTGCTCGGGTTGCTGTTGCTGGGCGAACCAGGCGAGCTCTTCGTGTTCATCCAGGGCCTGGGGCGAGGGTAGGGTGGTGTTGCGTTCCAACATGGTTAGCTTCCTGCTGTTCGATCGATCAAGGCCCGCGTCGGCCTTCACTGCCATCCATGGATCGCGGTGAGTGGCCGCGCAGAGGGTTCGCACCACCAGGGTGCATTGCGTGAATCCCGAGGATTCGTTATGGTGAGAAAGATGCAAATAATTATCATCTAGATTGGCGCACGTCAAAGGAAGCCGTCTGGAATGCACCACGCTCAGGGAGAGGTACCGTGGACAACGGAACGTTCGCGCTTCGTCAACAGCTGCAACAGCTGTATCAGGATCATCACGGCTGGTTGTGCGAGCTGCTGCGCCGCAAGCTGGGCAACGCGGTGGACGCGGCGGACCTGGCCCATGACATCTACCTGCACCTGATGAACAAGGGCCAGGTGCCGACGGCGGAACAATCGCGCTGCCACCTGACGCAGATCGCCAACGGCAAGGTCATCGACCTGTACCGCCGCCGCCAACGTGAAACCCGTTACCTCGAGGACCACGGCCTGCAGCCTGAGCCGCGGGTGCCCTCAGAAGAGGCGCGGGCGCTGGTGGTCGAGGCCCTGGGCGCGATCGACAGCGCCCTGCAACGGCATTCGCCCAAGGCCCGCCAGGCCCTGCTGCTGTGCCGGCTCGACGGTATGGCCCATCGCGCCATCGCCGCCGAGTTGCGGGTATCGGTGTCCTCGGTCGAGAAGTACATCGCCGCCGGCGTGCGCACCTGCATGCGCTACCGCATCGGCAGTGGCGCCTGAGCGTGGGCATTGTTTTTTGCGGGTTTGCCCGCCTCGTGCGGAATACAGGTTGAGAAGGACTGGCGGGCTGGGCGCCCAAGTGGCTGCCCGGCCTGCTCTTCGTGCTGAAAAGGAGCATTCATGAGTGTTGAACAAGGGGTGGCGGTGCAGCAGCCCGCCAAGGGGCCGGTCGCCGCTGTGCTGGCACCGATTCGCGGGCGCTTGATCGTCGCCGGGGTGCTCGCCGCGCTGGGCGCAATGCTCAGCCTGGCGCCCCTGGCCGCGATCGCCGAGGTCGCCCGGTTGGCGTTCGCTGAAGGGCAAGGCGTCGCGCAGGCCTGGCCGGTGATCGTGCTGGGGCTGGGCTGTCTGTTCGTCGGCATGGCCCTGATTTCGCTGGGCGACCTGGTGGCCCACCTGGCCGACAACCACATCACCGGAACGCTGCGCCTGGCAATCATCCGCCGCCTGGCACGGGTGCCGCTGGGCTGGTTCACCAGCCGCGCCTCCGGCGAGGTGAAGCAGGCCATGCAGGACGATATCGGCATCCTGCACAGCCTCACCGCGCACTTCTACACCACCCTCGGACGCAGC
This sequence is a window from Pseudomonas maumuensis. Protein-coding genes within it:
- a CDS encoding sigma-70 family RNA polymerase sigma factor, with the protein product MDNGTFALRQQLQQLYQDHHGWLCELLRRKLGNAVDAADLAHDIYLHLMNKGQVPTAEQSRCHLTQIANGKVIDLYRRRQRETRYLEDHGLQPEPRVPSEEARALVVEALGAIDSALQRHSPKARQALLLCRLDGMAHRAIAAELRVSVSSVEKYIAAGVRTCMRYRIGSGA